One region of Candidatus Eisenbacteria bacterium genomic DNA includes:
- a CDS encoding cold shock domain-containing protein, whose protein sequence is MPEKGRVKWFNETKGFGFIERTNGPDVFVHYSAIA, encoded by the coding sequence ATGCCAGAAAAAGGCCGTGTTAAGTGGTTCAATGAGACCAAAGGATTTGGATTCATTGAGCGCACAAATGGCCCGGACGTGTTCGTGCACTATTCTGCAATCGCTG